The following are from one region of the Sandaracinus amylolyticus genome:
- a CDS encoding homogentisate 1,2-dioxygenase, which translates to MIERLAFGDIPAKHHIALTGSDGELRWEECITQQGFEGPYTIAYHLHRPHEQRLVATTHGWTIPTNASASEDHRLLKRHYKTNELKVKGTAPIDAREPLLFNADVTLSIAKPSTPDPVYFVDGDADTLVYVFEGRGTLRTMLGDVRYEQDDYVFVPRGLLHRWIPEGPQSWLIFECHGGLHLPRQWRNEVGQLRMDAPYSHRDFRRPDFVGPIDENVRTQVVRKNGRFHAFSLTHSPLDVVGWDGSIYPWAFPILNFQPRAGLVHLPPTWHGTFAIRGGLICSFVPRVVDFHPDAIPCPYPHSSVDVDEFLFYVRGNFTSRRGVGPGSVSFHPAGIPHGPHPGAYEKSRGTHRTDELAVMLDCFLPLRPTNAARAVEDAAYQDSFVE; encoded by the coding sequence ATGATCGAGCGTCTCGCGTTCGGCGACATCCCTGCGAAGCACCACATCGCGCTCACCGGCTCGGACGGTGAGCTGCGCTGGGAAGAGTGCATCACGCAGCAGGGCTTCGAGGGCCCGTACACCATCGCGTACCACCTGCATCGTCCGCACGAGCAGCGCCTCGTCGCGACGACGCACGGGTGGACGATCCCGACGAACGCGAGCGCGTCCGAGGATCACCGGCTGCTCAAGCGTCACTACAAGACGAACGAGCTGAAGGTGAAGGGCACCGCGCCGATCGATGCGCGCGAGCCGCTGCTCTTCAACGCCGACGTCACGCTCTCGATCGCGAAGCCGAGCACGCCCGATCCCGTCTACTTCGTCGACGGCGACGCCGACACGCTGGTCTACGTGTTCGAGGGCCGCGGCACGCTGCGCACGATGCTCGGCGACGTGCGCTACGAGCAGGACGACTACGTGTTCGTGCCGCGTGGTCTGCTCCATCGTTGGATCCCCGAGGGCCCGCAGAGCTGGCTGATCTTCGAGTGCCACGGCGGGCTCCACCTGCCGCGCCAGTGGCGCAACGAGGTCGGGCAGCTCCGCATGGACGCGCCCTACTCGCACCGCGACTTCCGTCGCCCCGACTTCGTCGGGCCGATCGACGAGAACGTCCGCACCCAGGTCGTGCGCAAGAACGGTCGCTTCCACGCGTTCTCGCTCACGCACTCGCCGCTCGACGTCGTCGGCTGGGACGGCTCGATCTATCCGTGGGCGTTCCCGATCCTCAACTTCCAGCCGCGCGCCGGGCTCGTGCACCTGCCGCCGACGTGGCACGGCACGTTCGCGATCCGCGGCGGGCTCATCTGCTCGTTCGTGCCGCGCGTCGTCGACTTCCATCCCGACGCGATCCCCTGCCCCTACCCGCACTCCAGCGTCGACGTCGACGAGTTCCTCTTCTACGTGCGCGGCAACTTCACGTCGCGTCGTGGCGTCGGACCGGGCAGCGTCTCGTTCCATCCCGCCGGCATCCCGCACGGCCCGCACCCCGGCGCGTACGAGAAGAGCCGGGGCACGCATCGCACCGACGAGCTCGCGGTGATGCTCGACTGCTTCCTCCCGCTGCGGCCGACGAACGCGGCGCGCGCGGTGGAGGACGCGGCCTACCAGGACAGCTTCGTCGAGTGA
- a CDS encoding SDR family oxidoreductase: MKTALVTGATDGIGLATALELARRGMRVIVHGRSDARIDAAVSAIRRAVPSASLERVRADLASMDQVRGLASEVRALAPALDVLLHNAGVFMNERRVTSDGFETTMAVNHFAPFVLTHALLDVVKAAAPSRIITVSSVAHQRGRLELDDLALTKRAFDGYGAYSASKLANVVFAHELAKRLTGTHVTSNSLHPGVITTKLLREGFGSTGASVEQGARTSVHLATHADGGRESGRYWADSRIAPSHPLADDATFRGAFWSRCEALVGRTT, from the coding sequence GTGAAGACCGCGCTGGTCACCGGCGCGACCGACGGCATCGGGCTCGCGACCGCGCTCGAGCTCGCTCGACGTGGGATGCGCGTGATCGTGCACGGCCGCTCCGACGCGCGCATCGACGCGGCGGTGAGCGCGATCCGGCGCGCGGTGCCGAGCGCATCGCTCGAGCGCGTCCGCGCGGATCTCGCGTCGATGGACCAGGTGCGCGGGCTGGCGAGCGAGGTGCGCGCGCTCGCGCCGGCGCTCGACGTGCTGCTGCACAACGCGGGCGTGTTCATGAACGAGCGGCGCGTCACGTCCGACGGATTCGAGACGACGATGGCGGTGAACCACTTCGCGCCGTTCGTGCTCACGCACGCGCTGCTCGACGTGGTGAAGGCCGCCGCTCCGTCTCGCATCATCACGGTGAGCTCGGTCGCGCATCAGCGCGGTCGCCTGGAGCTCGACGACCTCGCGCTCACGAAGCGCGCGTTCGACGGCTACGGTGCGTACTCGGCGAGCAAGCTCGCGAACGTCGTCTTCGCGCACGAGCTCGCGAAGCGCCTCACCGGAACGCACGTGACGTCGAACAGCCTGCATCCCGGCGTCATCACCACGAAGCTGCTGCGCGAGGGCTTCGGCTCGACCGGCGCGAGCGTCGAGCAAGGCGCGCGCACGAGCGTGCACCTCGCGACCCACGCCGACGGCGGGCGCGAGAGCGGACGCTACTGGGCCGACTCCCGCATCGCGCCGAGCCACCCGCTCGCGGATGACGCGACCTTCCGTGGCGCGTTCTGGTCCCGATGCGAGGCACTGGTCGGCCGGACGACCTGA
- a CDS encoding 4-hydroxyphenylpyruvate dioxygenase family protein, with translation MTSREPVGIRRLEAIHYYVHDLDRSRHFYTGALDFAETAVSDDALAARGKQKSVIFEAGAVRVLVSQPVGEGGRAWRWLQKHPDGVGTLIFEVEDAAHALRVLESRGATPISDVIETKDDLGTFKTFSITTPFGGSTFRFVQRDRYDGTYPGMKKHAAPQGGKNAFGFLGIDHITSNFETMSPALLWMEHVMGFERFWDIQFHTNDVAGERESGSGLKSTVMWDRKSGAKFANNEPKRPFFRASQINLFHEDQKGDGIQHAALSVKDIIPAVRGLRERGVRFMPTPGTYYDMLPQRLEETGVKEIDEKSDILRELEILVDGEGLKKYLLQIFLQDSAGLYGEREAGPFFYEIIQRKGSQGFGGGNFRALFESIERQHKMEGRI, from the coding sequence ATGACCTCGCGTGAGCCCGTCGGAATCCGTCGCCTCGAAGCGATCCACTACTACGTCCACGATCTCGATCGCAGCCGCCACTTCTACACCGGCGCGCTCGACTTCGCGGAGACGGCGGTGTCCGACGACGCGCTCGCCGCGCGCGGCAAGCAGAAGAGCGTGATCTTCGAGGCGGGCGCGGTGCGCGTGCTCGTCAGCCAGCCGGTCGGCGAAGGCGGGCGTGCGTGGCGCTGGCTGCAGAAGCATCCCGACGGCGTCGGCACGCTCATCTTCGAGGTCGAGGACGCGGCGCACGCGCTGCGCGTCCTCGAGTCGCGCGGCGCGACGCCGATCTCCGACGTGATCGAGACCAAGGACGATCTCGGCACGTTCAAGACGTTCTCGATCACCACGCCGTTCGGCGGCAGCACGTTCCGCTTCGTGCAGCGCGATCGCTACGACGGCACGTACCCCGGCATGAAGAAGCACGCGGCGCCGCAGGGCGGGAAGAACGCGTTCGGCTTCCTCGGCATCGATCACATCACGTCGAACTTCGAGACGATGTCGCCCGCGCTGCTCTGGATGGAGCACGTGATGGGCTTCGAGCGCTTCTGGGACATCCAGTTCCACACCAACGACGTCGCGGGCGAGCGCGAGAGCGGCTCGGGCCTCAAGTCGACCGTCATGTGGGATCGCAAGAGCGGCGCGAAGTTCGCGAACAACGAGCCCAAGCGTCCCTTCTTCCGCGCGTCGCAGATCAACCTCTTCCACGAGGACCAGAAGGGCGACGGCATCCAGCACGCGGCGCTGAGCGTGAAGGACATCATCCCCGCGGTGCGTGGCCTGCGCGAGCGCGGCGTGCGCTTCATGCCGACGCCCGGGACCTACTACGACATGCTCCCGCAGCGCCTCGAAGAGACCGGCGTGAAGGAGATCGACGAGAAGAGCGACATCCTCCGCGAGCTCGAGATCCTCGTCGACGGCGAGGGGCTCAAGAAGTACCTGCTGCAGATCTTCCTGCAGGACTCGGCGGGTCTCTACGGCGAGCGCGAGGCGGGTCCGTTCTTCTACGAGATCATCCAGCGCAAGGGCTCGCAGGGCTTCGGCGGCGGCAACTTCCGCGCGCTCTTCGAGAGCATCGAGCGCCAGCACAAGATGGAAGGACGGATTTGA
- the gcvH gene encoding glycine cleavage system protein GcvH, with translation MASYPSDLKYTKDHEWARLEADGTVRVGVTAYAVEQLGDVTLVDLPKVGTKLEEHGRFGDIESVKTVSELFSPIAGEVVAVNDALDGKPELVNEGPYDKGWMIALKPAGGLDGLMDAAAYEAFLGTLDH, from the coding sequence ATGGCGAGCTACCCGAGCGATCTGAAGTACACGAAGGACCACGAGTGGGCGCGTCTCGAGGCGGACGGCACCGTTCGCGTCGGCGTCACGGCGTACGCGGTCGAGCAGCTCGGCGACGTCACGCTCGTCGATCTGCCCAAGGTCGGCACGAAGCTCGAGGAGCACGGCCGCTTCGGCGACATCGAGTCGGTGAAGACGGTGAGCGAGCTCTTCTCGCCGATCGCCGGTGAGGTCGTCGCGGTGAACGACGCGCTCGACGGCAAGCCCGAGCTCGTGAACGAAGGCCCGTACGACAAGGGCTGGATGATCGCGCTCAAGCCCGCCGGCGGCCTCGACGGCCTCATGGACGCGGCGGCCTACGAAGCGTTCCTCGGCACCCTGGATCACTGA
- the maiA gene encoding maleylacetoacetate isomerase: MKLYNYWRSSASWRVRTALALKGLSYEYVPVHIVHGEQRSAEHHARNPMDQVPALELEVNGKRVVVSQSIAIIELLDELHPEPALLPRDPYLRCRARELAEIVNSGIQPHQNLAPMARMDALQAGAGRLHARHFNELGLAAYEARAKDVAGRFSVGDSPSIADLCLVPQLNAARRFEVPDLDARFPLLVRVEAACLALPAFQQAHPDAQPDAPKPV; the protein is encoded by the coding sequence ATGAAGCTCTACAACTACTGGCGTTCGTCCGCGTCGTGGCGTGTGCGCACCGCGCTCGCGCTCAAGGGTCTCTCGTACGAGTACGTGCCCGTGCACATCGTGCACGGCGAGCAGCGCAGCGCAGAGCACCACGCGCGCAACCCGATGGACCAGGTGCCCGCGCTCGAGCTCGAGGTGAACGGCAAGCGAGTCGTCGTCTCGCAGTCGATCGCGATCATCGAGCTCCTCGACGAGCTCCACCCCGAGCCCGCGCTGCTCCCGCGCGATCCCTATCTGCGCTGCCGCGCGCGCGAGCTCGCGGAGATCGTCAACTCGGGCATCCAGCCGCACCAGAACCTCGCCCCGATGGCGCGTATGGACGCGCTCCAGGCGGGCGCGGGCAGGCTCCACGCGCGCCACTTCAACGAGCTCGGCCTCGCCGCGTACGAGGCGCGCGCGAAGGACGTCGCGGGCCGCTTCTCGGTCGGCGACTCGCCGAGCATCGCGGACCTCTGCCTCGTCCCTCAGCTCAACGCCGCGCGCCGCTTCGAGGTGCCCGATCTCGACGCGCGCTTCCCGCTGCTCGTCCGCGTCGAGGCCGCGTGCCTCGCGCTCCCCGCGTTCCAGCAGGCGCACCCCGATGCGCAGCCGGACGCTCCCAAACCCGTTTGA
- a CDS encoding GDSL-type esterase/lipase family protein yields MGFSRRSARDALSALLIAGTLIGCGAEAEAQPQVRRGAPLEGDVTAALDPRTDRLADAIAEESGPEGSIEGEAPVLDENGEIVLGVQTPLFDPSGTSMRTFHAALRRAAMGEGQARVVVYGASHVAGDFATGTLRRMLQQEFGDAGHGFVMPAHPWPHYRHLDITVESNHRLWEAARVRVGETVAGLYGLAGVALTSSSARAFGRVVTGERHASRFELFYLRQPEGGTVEVRIDDRVVGRVRTRGADTGGDYALFTVPDGPHSFEIRPRGDGPVTVYGVAVEREVPGVVIDTLGINGARAAAQLLWDETLWAEHVRRRNPDLVVLAYGTNESGDDDQPIEIYERDLRRVVARARATVPNASCLLIGPSDRPIANRDGTFSERPRTAMVVDTQRRVAAEMGCGFFDLVGFGGGPMHMVQWAAQDPAWAQRDHVHYTLRGYQRLGEVLHGALLDGYDGPTAMIAATERPSTTATP; encoded by the coding sequence GTGGGCTTCTCTCGTCGCTCGGCGCGCGATGCGCTGTCGGCGCTCCTGATCGCGGGCACCCTGATCGGGTGCGGCGCGGAAGCGGAGGCGCAGCCGCAGGTGCGGAGGGGCGCGCCCCTCGAAGGCGACGTGACCGCGGCCCTCGATCCCCGCACCGATCGCCTCGCCGACGCGATCGCCGAGGAGAGCGGTCCCGAGGGATCGATCGAGGGCGAAGCGCCGGTGCTCGACGAGAACGGCGAGATCGTCCTCGGCGTGCAGACGCCGCTCTTCGATCCGAGCGGCACCTCGATGCGCACGTTCCACGCGGCGCTGCGTCGCGCGGCGATGGGCGAGGGACAAGCGCGCGTCGTGGTGTACGGCGCCTCGCACGTCGCGGGTGATTTCGCGACGGGCACGCTGCGCCGCATGCTGCAGCAGGAGTTCGGCGACGCGGGCCACGGCTTCGTGATGCCCGCGCATCCGTGGCCGCACTATCGCCACCTCGACATCACCGTCGAGAGCAACCATCGCCTCTGGGAAGCGGCGCGCGTGCGCGTCGGCGAGACCGTCGCCGGCCTCTACGGCCTCGCGGGCGTCGCGCTCACCTCGAGCTCGGCGCGCGCGTTCGGTCGCGTCGTCACCGGCGAGCGCCACGCGAGCCGCTTCGAGCTCTTCTATCTGCGCCAGCCCGAGGGCGGCACGGTCGAGGTGCGCATCGACGATCGTGTCGTCGGTCGTGTGCGCACCCGCGGCGCGGACACCGGCGGGGACTACGCGCTCTTCACGGTGCCCGACGGCCCGCACAGCTTCGAGATCCGCCCGCGCGGCGACGGGCCGGTCACGGTCTACGGCGTCGCGGTGGAGCGCGAGGTGCCCGGTGTGGTGATCGACACGCTCGGCATCAACGGTGCGCGCGCCGCGGCGCAGCTGCTCTGGGACGAGACGCTGTGGGCGGAGCACGTGCGTCGTCGCAATCCCGATCTCGTGGTGCTCGCATACGGCACCAACGAGAGCGGCGACGACGATCAGCCGATCGAGATCTACGAGCGCGATCTGCGTCGCGTCGTCGCACGCGCGCGCGCGACGGTGCCCAACGCCTCGTGCCTGCTGATCGGTCCGAGCGATCGTCCGATCGCGAACCGCGACGGCACGTTCTCGGAGCGTCCGCGCACCGCGATGGTGGTCGACACCCAGCGCCGGGTCGCCGCGGAGATGGGCTGCGGGTTCTTCGACCTCGTGGGCTTCGGCGGAGGCCCGATGCACATGGTGCAGTGGGCCGCGCAGGACCCGGCGTGGGCCCAGCGCGATCACGTGCACTACACGCTGCGTGGGTACCAGCGCCTCGGCGAGGTGCTCCACGGCGCGCTGCTCGACGGCTACGACGGACCGACCGCGATGATCGCGGCGACCGAGCGCCCGAGCACCACCGCGACGCCGTGA
- the gcvT gene encoding glycine cleavage system aminomethyltransferase GcvT, with amino-acid sequence MTDLRRTPLFDEHKTLGARIVPFAGWSMPVQYAGLVKEHHAVRNAAGLFDVSHMGELLLEGPESEAVIDELVTADLTKLPDGKAVYCVACNEQGTILDDLIVYRRGREKFLVVCNASNRDKIAAHFAKHVQGRKTSFEDASDRFALIALQGPKALDVARAAGADDAITSLSSFSLTDGKVAGVPVIAARTGYTAEDGFELFCANEHAATLWRALVEAGKPLGLEPAGLGARDTLRLEGRLSLYGNEIDETTNPLEAGLAWVVKLDKPRDFLGKAALQKIKAAGAASPGTGRRMVGFEMVGRGIARHGHAIVEWTGSETPGKTIGLVTSGSPSPTLDKNIGLGYVPAALAEIGSRIGIEVRPGRSIEAVVVKTPFYKRSR; translated from the coding sequence ATGACCGACCTTCGCCGTACTCCCCTCTTCGACGAGCACAAGACGCTCGGCGCACGCATCGTCCCCTTCGCCGGCTGGAGCATGCCGGTCCAGTACGCGGGGCTCGTCAAGGAGCACCACGCCGTGCGCAACGCGGCGGGTCTCTTCGACGTCTCGCACATGGGCGAGCTCCTCCTCGAGGGGCCGGAGAGCGAGGCGGTGATCGACGAGCTCGTCACCGCGGACCTCACGAAGCTGCCCGACGGCAAGGCCGTGTACTGCGTCGCGTGCAACGAGCAGGGCACGATCCTCGACGATCTGATCGTGTATCGCCGCGGCCGCGAGAAGTTCCTCGTCGTGTGCAACGCGTCGAACCGCGACAAGATCGCGGCGCACTTCGCGAAGCACGTGCAGGGTCGCAAGACGAGCTTCGAGGACGCCTCGGATCGCTTCGCGCTGATCGCGCTCCAGGGCCCGAAGGCGCTCGACGTCGCGCGCGCTGCGGGCGCCGACGATGCGATCACCTCGCTGTCGTCGTTCTCGCTCACCGACGGCAAGGTCGCGGGCGTGCCCGTGATCGCCGCGCGCACCGGCTACACCGCGGAGGACGGCTTCGAGCTCTTCTGCGCGAACGAGCACGCGGCGACGCTGTGGCGCGCGCTCGTCGAGGCGGGCAAGCCGCTCGGCCTCGAGCCCGCGGGCCTCGGCGCGCGCGACACGCTGCGCCTCGAGGGCCGTCTCTCGCTCTACGGCAACGAGATCGACGAGACCACGAACCCGCTCGAGGCGGGCCTCGCATGGGTCGTGAAGCTCGACAAGCCGCGCGACTTCCTGGGCAAGGCCGCGCTCCAGAAGATCAAGGCGGCGGGCGCTGCATCGCCAGGCACCGGGCGCCGCATGGTCGGCTTCGAGATGGTCGGACGTGGCATCGCGCGCCACGGCCACGCGATCGTCGAGTGGACCGGCAGCGAGACCCCGGGGAAGACGATCGGGCTCGTCACGAGCGGATCGCCCTCGCCGACGCTCGACAAGAACATCGGCCTCGGGTACGTCCCGGCCGCGCTGGCGGAGATCGGCTCGCGGATCGGGATCGAAGTGCGTCCCGGCCGCTCGATCGAAGCCGTCGTGGTGAAGACGCCGTTCTACAAGCGCAGCCGCTGA
- the gcvPA gene encoding aminomethyl-transferring glycine dehydrogenase subunit GcvPA produces the protein MRYLPHTDDEIRAMLATIGVQSIDDLFADIPKAHRLGRPLAVEPALDEPTLMAHLETLAAKNEASRALSFLGAGIYDHHVPPAVDQLLLRSEFYTAYTPYQAEVSQGTLQSIFEFQTTVCELLGMEVSNASMYDAASAVAEAALMARRVTGKKHVVLSGALHPEYVQTVQTYVRGFDSGEIEVRIAKVADDGRTDVASVLELLDGNVAAVIVGYPNFFGAVEDLATLREKTRAAGALLVTATAEPYALSVIKPPGAYDVDIAVGEGQPLACPPQLGGPGVGLFATKMEFIREMPGRICGETVDQAGERGFVLTLSTREQHIRRERATSNICTNHGLIALAMTIRCSMLGKKGFEQVGRACLAKAEYLKKKIAETGRFTIATTAPTFNEFVVRRNEGAAAPLLAALAAKHILAGVDLGKSFPGRERELLVAVTERHSKEDLDRFVAALSAV, from the coding sequence ATGCGGTACCTGCCCCATACCGACGACGAGATCCGCGCGATGCTGGCCACGATCGGCGTGCAGTCGATCGACGACCTCTTCGCCGACATCCCGAAGGCGCACCGCCTCGGGCGTCCGCTCGCGGTCGAGCCCGCGCTCGACGAGCCGACGCTGATGGCGCACCTCGAGACGCTCGCGGCGAAGAACGAGGCGTCTCGCGCGCTCTCGTTCCTCGGCGCCGGCATCTACGACCACCACGTGCCGCCGGCCGTCGACCAGCTCCTGCTGCGCAGCGAGTTCTACACGGCGTACACGCCGTACCAGGCCGAGGTCTCGCAGGGCACGCTCCAGTCGATCTTCGAGTTCCAGACCACGGTCTGCGAGCTGCTCGGCATGGAGGTCTCGAACGCGTCGATGTACGACGCGGCGAGCGCCGTCGCCGAGGCCGCGCTGATGGCCCGCCGCGTGACCGGCAAGAAGCACGTGGTCCTCTCGGGCGCGCTGCACCCCGAGTACGTGCAGACCGTGCAGACCTACGTGCGCGGCTTCGACTCGGGCGAGATCGAGGTCCGCATCGCGAAGGTCGCGGACGACGGGCGCACCGACGTCGCGTCGGTCCTGGAGCTGCTCGACGGCAACGTCGCGGCGGTGATCGTCGGCTATCCGAACTTCTTCGGCGCGGTCGAAGATCTCGCGACGCTGCGCGAGAAGACGCGCGCGGCGGGCGCGCTGCTCGTGACCGCGACCGCGGAGCCCTACGCGCTCTCGGTGATCAAGCCGCCGGGCGCGTACGACGTCGACATCGCGGTGGGTGAGGGTCAGCCGCTCGCGTGCCCGCCCCAGCTCGGCGGTCCCGGCGTCGGCCTCTTCGCGACGAAGATGGAGTTCATCCGCGAGATGCCGGGCCGCATCTGCGGCGAGACCGTCGACCAGGCGGGCGAGCGCGGCTTCGTGCTCACGCTGAGCACGCGCGAGCAGCACATCCGCCGCGAGCGCGCGACGTCGAACATCTGCACGAACCACGGGCTCATCGCGCTCGCGATGACGATCCGTTGCTCGATGCTCGGCAAGAAGGGCTTCGAGCAGGTCGGCCGCGCGTGCCTCGCGAAGGCCGAGTACCTGAAGAAGAAGATCGCGGAGACCGGGCGCTTCACGATCGCGACGACGGCGCCGACGTTCAACGAGTTCGTCGTGCGTCGCAACGAGGGCGCGGCGGCCCCGCTGCTCGCGGCGCTCGCGGCGAAGCACATCCTCGCGGGCGTGGACCTCGGCAAGTCGTTCCCGGGCCGTGAGCGCGAGCTCCTCGTCGCGGTGACCGAGCGTCACTCGAAGGAAGATCTCGATCGCTTCGTGGCCGCGCTCTCGGCGGTCTGA
- a CDS encoding acyl-CoA dehydrogenase family protein has product MDFEEREEQRMLREGVRRIATSFGHRWYVERARRGEKTQELWDALAREGYLGVSLPEQYGGGGLGISELCIVCEELSAQGCPLLLLVVSPAICGTVIARFGDDAQRARWLPGLAKGTSTMVFALTEPDAGSNSHQVSTTAVRDGDGWRISGQKYYISGVDEAEQMLLVARTGTDARTGRGQLSLFVVDTDAPGLKRDAIPMEIVSPEKQFTLFFDDVRVPGDRLIGGEGNGLKALFHGLNPERITSAAYCVGLARYALDKGAAYARERKVWSVPIGAHQGIAHPLARACIQMELAKLMTQKAAWLHDAGKDAGEASNMARLSAADAAIDSLDAAIQTHGGNGLASEYGLADLWGFARLQRIAPVSREMVLNFVSQHSLGLPKSY; this is encoded by the coding sequence ATGGACTTCGAAGAGCGTGAGGAGCAGCGGATGCTGCGCGAGGGCGTGCGTCGCATCGCGACGTCGTTCGGCCATCGCTGGTACGTCGAGCGTGCACGACGCGGCGAGAAGACGCAGGAGCTCTGGGACGCGCTCGCGCGCGAGGGCTACCTCGGTGTGAGCCTGCCCGAGCAGTACGGCGGCGGAGGGCTCGGGATCAGCGAGCTCTGCATCGTGTGCGAGGAGCTCAGCGCCCAGGGCTGCCCGCTGCTTCTGCTCGTCGTGTCACCCGCGATCTGCGGCACCGTGATCGCGCGCTTCGGCGACGACGCGCAGCGCGCGCGATGGCTGCCCGGCCTCGCGAAGGGCACCTCGACGATGGTGTTCGCGCTCACCGAGCCCGACGCGGGATCGAACTCGCACCAGGTCTCGACCACCGCGGTGCGCGACGGCGACGGATGGCGGATCTCCGGCCAGAAGTACTACATCTCGGGCGTCGACGAGGCCGAGCAGATGCTCCTCGTCGCGCGCACCGGCACCGACGCGCGCACCGGGCGCGGGCAGCTCTCGCTCTTCGTCGTCGACACCGACGCGCCGGGCCTGAAGCGCGATGCGATCCCGATGGAGATCGTCTCGCCGGAGAAGCAGTTCACGCTCTTCTTCGACGACGTGCGCGTGCCCGGTGATCGTCTGATCGGCGGCGAGGGCAACGGCCTCAAGGCGCTGTTCCACGGGCTCAATCCCGAGCGCATCACGTCGGCCGCGTACTGCGTGGGGCTCGCGCGCTACGCCCTCGACAAGGGCGCGGCGTACGCGCGTGAGCGCAAGGTGTGGTCGGTGCCGATCGGCGCGCACCAGGGCATCGCGCATCCGCTCGCGCGCGCGTGCATCCAGATGGAGCTCGCGAAGCTGATGACGCAGAAGGCGGCGTGGCTGCACGACGCGGGCAAGGACGCGGGCGAGGCGTCGAACATGGCGCGCCTCTCCGCGGCCGATGCCGCGATCGACTCGCTCGACGCGGCGATCCAGACGCACGGCGGCAACGGTCTCGCGTCGGAGTACGGCCTCGCGGACCTCTGGGGCTTCGCGCGCTTGCAGCGCATCGCGCCGGTGAGCCGCGAGATGGTGCTCAACTTCGTGTCGCAGCACTCGCTCGGGCTGCCGAAGTCGTACTGA
- a CDS encoding fumarylacetoacetate hydrolase family protein: protein MKLATLRNGTRDGALVVVRRDGTRYAPATEIAPTLQRALDEWDAVEPALRAVADRLEHDQIESRPLDVAQLRAPLPRAYEWVDGSAYINHIVLVRKARGAQPPATLETDPLVYQGGSSDFLAPTDDIPLADVAWGCDFESEVCVILGDTPQGTTKEEAARHVRLLMLANDVTLRNLVPDELAKGFGFFGSKPATAFSPFAITPDELGDAWKDGRVHLRLRTWLDGRLVGDPEAGPEMHFSFYDLIAHITKTRAFGAGTILGSGTVSNADPARGISCLAERRMREILDTGAPSTPFLTYGNRVEIEMSDASGRSLFGRIAQTVVPFEKRSDTRRTKV from the coding sequence ATGAAGCTCGCCACGCTGAGGAACGGCACGCGCGACGGAGCTCTCGTCGTCGTTCGTCGCGACGGAACGCGCTACGCGCCGGCCACCGAGATCGCGCCCACGCTGCAGCGCGCGCTCGACGAGTGGGACGCGGTCGAGCCCGCGCTCCGCGCCGTCGCCGATCGGCTCGAGCACGATCAGATCGAGTCGCGCCCGCTCGACGTCGCGCAGCTCCGCGCGCCGCTTCCGCGCGCGTACGAGTGGGTCGACGGCTCCGCGTACATCAATCACATCGTGCTCGTCCGGAAGGCGCGCGGCGCGCAGCCTCCGGCGACGCTCGAGACCGATCCCCTCGTGTACCAGGGTGGCTCGAGCGACTTCCTCGCACCGACCGACGACATCCCGCTCGCCGACGTCGCGTGGGGCTGCGACTTCGAGTCCGAGGTCTGCGTGATCCTCGGCGACACGCCGCAGGGCACGACGAAGGAGGAGGCCGCGCGCCACGTGCGCCTCCTGATGCTCGCGAACGACGTCACGCTGCGGAACCTCGTGCCCGACGAGCTCGCGAAGGGCTTCGGCTTCTTCGGCAGCAAGCCCGCGACCGCGTTCTCGCCGTTCGCGATCACGCCCGACGAGCTCGGCGACGCGTGGAAGGACGGGCGCGTTCACCTCCGGCTGCGCACCTGGCTCGACGGTCGCCTCGTCGGCGATCCCGAGGCGGGCCCCGAGATGCACTTCTCGTTCTACGACCTCATCGCGCACATCACGAAGACGCGCGCGTTCGGCGCCGGCACGATCCTCGGCAGCGGCACCGTGAGCAACGCCGATCCCGCGCGCGGCATCTCGTGCCTCGCGGAGCGTCGCATGCGCGAGATCCTCGACACCGGCGCGCCGAGCACGCCCTTCCTCACGTACGGCAATCGCGTCGAGATCGAGATGAGCGACGCGTCGGGACGGAGCCTCTTCGGACGAATCGCACAGACCGTCGTGCCTTTCGAGAAGCGCAGCGACACGCGTCGCACGAAAGTCTGA